From Bacteroidota bacterium, a single genomic window includes:
- a CDS encoding porin family protein, with translation MKKLFFTLLLAFLPLTFSFSQFSFGAKFGLNFSNQTCKDNNQTYSDDYKSRIGWVGELLTEYSFKEKFAVQLAAGSVSKGFKRDYNGVKYTYALSYINIEPSFIYKYKLNNISLFGQAGPYLSMLGTGTLKADKAILGPKGDSKSTGIDMGSDKEKDVFKSGDYGVNFGAGVEFLKNTRVGIQYSMGLDNIALSTDNGAKINNHDLTIFLNFKF, from the coding sequence ATGAAAAAATTGTTTTTTACTTTATTACTGGCATTTTTGCCATTAACATTTTCCTTTAGTCAATTTTCTTTTGGAGCAAAGTTCGGCTTGAATTTCTCCAACCAGACTTGTAAAGACAATAATCAGACTTATAGTGATGATTATAAATCCAGAATTGGCTGGGTTGGCGAACTTTTAACAGAGTATAGTTTCAAAGAAAAGTTTGCGGTTCAATTGGCAGCAGGATCTGTTAGCAAAGGATTTAAAAGGGACTATAATGGAGTCAAGTATACTTATGCCCTTAGTTATATTAATATAGAACCTTCTTTTATTTACAAGTATAAATTAAATAACATATCATTATTTGGACAAGCAGGTCCTTATTTATCCATGTTAGGTACAGGTACGCTCAAAGCTGACAAAGCCATATTGGGCCCGAAAGGTGATTCAAAATCAACAGGAATCGATATGGGCAGCGATAAGGAGAAGGATGTATTTAAATCCGGAGATTATGGCGTTAACTTTGGGGCAGGTGTGGAATTTCTTAAAAATACAAGAGTGGGAATTCAATACAGTATGGGTTTGGATAATATTGCCCTTAGTACTGATAATGGAGCAAAGATTAATAATCATGATTTAACCATCTTCCTTAACTTCAAATTTTAA